A DNA window from Pedomonas mirosovicensis contains the following coding sequences:
- the clpA gene encoding ATP-dependent Clp protease ATP-binding subunit ClpA — MPSFSKQLEQTLHKALAEAGSRRHEYATLEHLLMALVDDRDAASVMRACGVDLDDLSQQVTHYLDTELDSLRSEDALDPTPTAGFQRVVQRAILHVQSSGREEVTGANVLVALFSERESHAVYFLQQQDMTRLDAVSFISHGIAKVQGMTEPRRVRGAQEEPQSEEQKAAKGQKQQKASDSALKQFCVNLNDKARTGKIDPLIGRAAEVERTIQILCRRSKNNPLYVGDPGVGKTAIAEGLARKIVEGDVPDVLQGAIIYALDMGALLAGTRYRGDFEERLKAVVAELEAMPHAILFIDEIHTVIGAGATSGGAMDASNLLKPALSSGTIRCIGSTTYKEFRSHFEKDRALLRRFQKIDVNEPSLEDTVKIMTGLKPYFESHHKVKYTAEAIKAAVDLSARYITDRKLPDKAIDVIDEAGASQMLVPAPKRKKVVGIKEIEAVVAKIARIPPKSVSTDDKKTLANLQGDLKRVVFGQDKAIEALATAIKLARAGLREPTKPIGSYLFSGPTGVGKTEVARQLANLMGIELIRFDMSEYMERHSVSRLIGAPPGYVGFDQGGQLTDAVDQHPHCVLLLDEIEKAHPDLFNILLQVMDNGKLTDHHGKTVDFRNVVLIMTTNAGASEMAKESIGFGRGTREGEDEEAIKKLFAPEFRNRLDAIIPFDYLPPEVVARVVEKFILQLEMQLAERNVHISLTDEAKAWLTARGYDKLYGARPMSRLIQEEIKKPLADELLFGKLAKGGEVRVRLKDGKLGFEIVPAAPPSGNAKGKARKPKVEA, encoded by the coding sequence ATGCCGTCGTTCTCAAAACAGCTTGAACAGACCCTGCACAAGGCGCTGGCGGAAGCCGGCAGCCGCCGTCACGAATATGCGACGCTCGAGCACCTGCTCATGGCGCTGGTCGATGACCGCGATGCCGCCTCCGTGATGCGCGCCTGCGGGGTCGATCTCGACGACCTGAGCCAGCAGGTGACGCATTATCTCGACACCGAGCTGGACTCGCTGCGCTCCGAGGACGCGCTCGACCCGACGCCGACCGCCGGTTTCCAGCGGGTGGTGCAGCGGGCGATCTTGCATGTGCAGTCCTCCGGCCGGGAAGAGGTCACGGGCGCCAACGTGCTCGTCGCCCTGTTCTCGGAACGGGAAAGCCATGCCGTCTACTTCCTCCAACAGCAGGACATGACCCGGCTGGATGCCGTCTCCTTCATCTCCCATGGCATTGCCAAGGTGCAGGGCATGACCGAGCCGCGCCGGGTGCGCGGCGCGCAGGAGGAGCCCCAGTCGGAAGAGCAGAAGGCCGCCAAGGGCCAGAAGCAGCAGAAGGCGTCGGATTCCGCGCTGAAGCAGTTCTGCGTCAACCTCAACGACAAGGCGCGCACGGGCAAGATCGACCCGCTCATCGGCCGCGCCGCCGAGGTTGAGCGTACCATCCAGATTCTCTGCCGCCGCTCCAAGAACAACCCGCTCTACGTGGGCGACCCCGGCGTCGGCAAGACCGCGATCGCCGAAGGGCTGGCCCGCAAGATTGTCGAGGGTGATGTGCCCGACGTGCTGCAGGGCGCCATCATCTACGCGCTCGACATGGGCGCGCTGCTGGCCGGCACCCGCTATCGCGGCGACTTCGAGGAGCGGCTGAAGGCGGTGGTCGCCGAGCTGGAGGCCATGCCGCACGCCATCCTGTTCATCGATGAGATCCACACCGTCATCGGCGCGGGCGCGACCTCGGGCGGGGCGATGGACGCCTCCAACCTGCTGAAGCCCGCCCTGTCCTCGGGCACGATCCGCTGCATCGGCTCCACCACCTACAAGGAGTTCCGCAGCCACTTCGAGAAGGACCGGGCGCTCTTGCGCCGCTTCCAGAAGATCGACGTCAACGAGCCGTCGCTGGAAGATACGGTCAAGATCATGACGGGCCTCAAGCCCTACTTCGAGAGCCACCACAAGGTGAAGTACACCGCCGAGGCCATCAAGGCGGCGGTGGACCTCTCGGCCCGCTACATCACCGACCGCAAGCTGCCGGACAAGGCCATCGACGTGATCGACGAGGCCGGCGCCTCGCAGATGCTGGTGCCTGCGCCCAAGCGCAAGAAGGTGGTGGGCATCAAGGAGATCGAGGCGGTGGTCGCCAAGATCGCCCGCATCCCGCCCAAGTCCGTCTCGACGGATGACAAGAAGACCCTCGCCAACCTTCAGGGCGACCTGAAGCGCGTGGTCTTCGGGCAGGACAAGGCCATCGAGGCGCTGGCGACGGCGATCAAGCTGGCCCGCGCAGGCCTGCGCGAGCCGACCAAGCCGATCGGCTCCTACCTGTTCTCCGGCCCGACCGGCGTCGGCAAGACGGAAGTCGCCCGCCAGCTCGCCAACCTCATGGGGATCGAGCTGATCCGGTTCGACATGTCGGAGTACATGGAGCGCCACTCGGTCAGCCGCCTCATCGGCGCGCCTCCGGGCTACGTGGGCTTCGACCAGGGCGGCCAGCTCACCGACGCCGTCGACCAGCATCCGCACTGCGTGCTGCTGCTCGACGAGATCGAGAAGGCGCACCCGGACCTGTTCAACATCCTCCTGCAGGTGATGGACAACGGCAAGCTGACCGATCACCACGGCAAGACCGTCGATTTCCGCAACGTGGTCCTCATCATGACCACCAACGCGGGCGCGTCGGAAATGGCCAAGGAATCGATCGGCTTCGGCCGCGGCACCCGCGAGGGCGAGGACGAGGAAGCAATCAAGAAGCTGTTCGCGCCCGAGTTCCGCAACCGCCTGGATGCGATCATTCCGTTCGACTACCTGCCGCCGGAAGTGGTCGCCCGCGTGGTCGAGAAGTTCATTCTCCAGCTGGAAATGCAGCTGGCGGAGCGCAACGTCCACATCTCGCTCACCGACGAGGCCAAGGCCTGGCTGACGGCGCGCGGCTACGACAAGCTGTATGGCGCGCGGCCCATGTCGCGCCTCATCCAAGAGGAGATCAAGAAGCCGCTGGCCGACGAACTCCTCTTCGGCAAGCTGGCCAAGGGCGGCGAGGTGCGCGTGCGCCTGAAGGACGGCAAGCTGGGCTTCGAGATCGTGCCCGCCGCGCCGCCCTCCGGCAATGCCAAGGGCAAGGCGCGCAAGCCCAAGGTCGAGGCATAG
- a CDS encoding chloride channel protein translates to MDMTGQVDGWRRRAATLIGAILVGLVALAFAWLADATQEKFGGLWNDMPVVAGLISPLLFALLAWITLRWVPDARGSGIPQVIAVARHPENSRMQALVSLRTAFAKFWLTVAALLGGASVGREGPTVQVGAALMMTVHRWLRVPATPGVLIAGGAAGVAAAFNTPLAGVAFAIEELASAYEQRLAVLVMGAVMVSGLVSLGIAGDYIYLGAMHERLTFSAAIYGAMVAGVAGGIIGGLFTRSMLYMAAPRSAWIARLRSRPVLFAAGCGLVVALTGLATNGMTWGTGYEAARTMVEGEGAPFWYAIAKWIASFATAISGIPGGIFAPSLSVGAGVGNMLAGLFPSQPAGAIVLLGMIGYFTGVVRAPLTAVIIVMEATNARGLILPLFATALIADWVSAMICPTRLYHGLAQPFLQLAKPVHERG, encoded by the coding sequence ATGGACATGACCGGCCAGGTGGACGGGTGGAGACGACGCGCGGCCACCCTCATCGGCGCCATTCTGGTTGGACTTGTCGCCCTCGCCTTCGCCTGGCTCGCCGATGCCACACAGGAGAAATTCGGCGGCCTCTGGAATGACATGCCCGTTGTCGCGGGCCTCATCTCCCCGCTCCTGTTCGCCCTGCTCGCCTGGATCACCCTGCGCTGGGTGCCGGATGCGCGCGGCTCGGGCATCCCGCAGGTCATTGCCGTGGCCCGCCATCCGGAGAACAGCCGGATGCAGGCGCTCGTCTCCCTGCGGACGGCGTTCGCCAAATTCTGGCTGACGGTCGCGGCTCTGCTGGGCGGCGCGTCGGTCGGGCGCGAGGGACCGACCGTGCAGGTCGGCGCGGCGCTGATGATGACGGTCCACCGGTGGCTGCGCGTGCCCGCAACGCCGGGCGTGCTGATCGCCGGCGGCGCGGCGGGCGTGGCGGCCGCATTCAACACGCCCCTGGCCGGCGTTGCCTTCGCCATCGAGGAGCTGGCCTCCGCCTACGAGCAGCGCCTCGCCGTGCTGGTGATGGGCGCGGTGATGGTGTCGGGTCTCGTCAGCCTCGGCATCGCGGGAGACTACATCTACCTCGGCGCCATGCACGAGCGGCTGACCTTCAGCGCCGCCATCTATGGCGCGATGGTGGCCGGCGTCGCCGGCGGCATCATCGGCGGGCTGTTCACCCGCTCCATGCTGTACATGGCCGCGCCCCGGAGCGCATGGATCGCCCGGCTGCGGTCGCGCCCGGTGCTGTTCGCCGCCGGGTGCGGCCTCGTCGTGGCGCTGACCGGCCTTGCAACGAACGGAATGACTTGGGGCACCGGCTACGAAGCCGCCCGCACCATGGTGGAAGGGGAAGGCGCGCCCTTCTGGTACGCCATCGCCAAGTGGATCGCCTCCTTCGCCACCGCCATCAGCGGCATTCCAGGCGGCATCTTCGCGCCGTCGCTGTCGGTGGGCGCGGGCGTCGGCAACATGCTGGCCGGCCTGTTCCCCAGCCAGCCGGCCGGGGCCATCGTGCTCCTCGGCATGATCGGCTACTTCACCGGCGTCGTGCGCGCGCCGCTGACCGCCGTCATCATCGTCATGGAGGCCACCAACGCCCGCGGCCTGATCCTGCCCCTGTTCGCAACGGCCCTCATCGCGGATTGGGTTAGCGCGATGATCTGCCCCACCCGGCTCTACCACGGCCTGGCCCAGCCCTTCCTGCAACTGGCAAAGCCGGTGCACGAGCGCGGCTAG
- the hisI gene encoding phosphoribosyl-AMP cyclohydrolase, translating to MFATNLPTHEQEEGATLAPRFDEKGLITAVATDAGTGEVLMVAHMNAEALQKTIETGQAHYWSRSRQSLWLKGGTSGHVQHVVELRVDCDQDAVWMKVDVHGQGQCHVGYPGCFYRAVPVGTGPLGDEAPALQAVAEKAYDPKAVYGK from the coding sequence ATGTTCGCAACCAATCTGCCGACCCACGAGCAGGAGGAAGGCGCGACGCTCGCGCCGCGTTTCGATGAGAAGGGCCTGATTACCGCGGTTGCCACCGATGCCGGGACCGGCGAGGTGCTGATGGTTGCCCACATGAACGCCGAGGCGCTTCAGAAGACCATCGAGACCGGTCAGGCGCACTACTGGTCCCGCTCCCGCCAGTCGCTGTGGCTGAAGGGCGGCACTTCGGGCCATGTGCAGCATGTGGTCGAGCTGCGCGTCGACTGCGACCAGGACGCGGTGTGGATGAAGGTAGACGTTCACGGGCAGGGCCAGTGCCACGTGGGTTATCCCGGCTGCTTCTACCGCGCCGTGCCGGTGGGGACCGGGCCGCTCGGCGACGAGGCCCCCGCGTTGCAGGCCGTGGCCGAGAAGGCCTACGATCCCAAGGCGGTTTACGGGAAGTAA
- a CDS encoding LysR substrate-binding domain-containing protein: MQDLNDLYFFAQVVEHEGFAAASRATGVPKSKLSRRIALLEERLGVRLLHRSTRRFSVTEIGRLYYRHCLAMVSEAQAAQEAVDRVQTEPRGTVRLSCPVMLARGALATMVSRFMADHPRVRVHVEVTNRRVDVIEEGLDLAIRVRQPPIEESELIIKKLAPAKSLLVASPALLDRLGRPERPEDLARFDSLDMVRSTGEHAWLMTGQDSRVCKTPFQPRLVSDEMMMLRQAALDGLGVVLLPDWMIGDDVARGDLEPILPDWKHPEGLVHAVFPTRRGLVPAVRLFLDALGTAFEAQHLAEIAPQQG; this comes from the coding sequence ATGCAGGATCTGAACGATCTTTATTTCTTCGCGCAGGTTGTGGAGCACGAGGGCTTCGCTGCCGCGAGCCGCGCCACCGGCGTTCCGAAATCAAAGCTCAGCCGCCGCATTGCGCTGCTTGAGGAGCGGCTTGGCGTGCGGCTGTTGCATCGCTCCACCCGCCGGTTTTCGGTGACGGAGATCGGCCGGCTCTACTACCGCCACTGCCTGGCGATGGTGTCGGAGGCGCAGGCGGCGCAGGAGGCCGTTGACCGCGTCCAGACCGAACCGCGCGGGACGGTGCGGCTGAGCTGTCCGGTAATGCTGGCCAGGGGCGCGCTGGCAACCATGGTGTCGCGCTTCATGGCGGATCACCCGCGCGTGCGCGTCCATGTGGAGGTGACCAACCGGCGGGTCGATGTGATTGAGGAAGGGCTCGACCTGGCGATACGGGTGCGCCAGCCGCCGATCGAGGAAAGCGAGCTCATCATCAAGAAGCTGGCCCCGGCGAAATCGCTGCTGGTGGCCAGCCCCGCACTTCTCGACCGGCTGGGGCGGCCCGAGCGGCCGGAGGACCTGGCGCGATTCGACAGCCTGGACATGGTCCGCTCAACCGGGGAGCACGCCTGGCTCATGACCGGGCAAGACAGCCGGGTCTGCAAGACGCCGTTTCAGCCCCGGCTCGTCAGCGATGAAATGATGATGCTGCGTCAAGCGGCCCTGGATGGCCTCGGCGTCGTCCTGCTGCCGGACTGGATGATCGGCGACGATGTGGCCCGAGGGGACCTTGAGCCGATTCTGCCGGACTGGAAGCATCCGGAAGGGCTGGTTCATGCCGTCTTCCCCACCCGGCGCGGCCTTGTGCCGGCCGTGCGGCTGTTCCTGGATGCGCTGGGTACGGCCTTCGAGGCGCAGCACCTGGCGGAGATTGCGCCGCAGCAAGGCTAG
- a CDS encoding NADPH-dependent FMN reductase: MSTLKVAVVVGSTRRESINRKLAEALVRLGGDRVSAQFVRIDDLPMYSIDLEQEHPEAVLRFDQEIAGADAVLVVTPEFNRSLPAVLKNAIDWGSRAKPQSVWRGKVAAITGTSPGAIGTAVAQQHLRQILGVLGSLVMGGEAYISFKPDLIDENGDFTNESTRDFLQAYMDTFLTVAEKLKAPAPAVLAA; this comes from the coding sequence ATGAGCACGCTGAAGGTCGCCGTTGTCGTTGGCAGCACCCGCCGCGAGTCCATCAACCGCAAGCTCGCTGAAGCGCTCGTCCGCCTGGGCGGCGATCGTGTCTCGGCGCAGTTCGTCCGCATTGACGACCTGCCGATGTACAGCATCGACCTAGAGCAGGAGCACCCCGAAGCTGTGCTCCGTTTCGATCAGGAGATTGCCGGGGCCGACGCCGTTCTGGTGGTGACGCCCGAGTTCAACCGCTCCCTCCCGGCCGTCCTCAAGAACGCCATCGACTGGGGTTCGCGCGCCAAGCCCCAGAGCGTCTGGCGGGGCAAGGTGGCCGCCATCACCGGCACGTCGCCGGGCGCCATCGGCACGGCGGTTGCCCAGCAGCATCTGCGCCAGATCCTGGGCGTCCTCGGCAGCCTGGTGATGGGCGGCGAAGCCTACATCTCGTTCAAGCCCGACCTCATCGACGAGAACGGCGACTTCACCAACGAGAGCACGCGCGATTTCCTCCAGGCCTACATGGACACCTTCCTGACGGTCGCCGAGAAACTGAAAGCCCCCGCCCCCGCCGTGCTTGCCGCGTAA
- the folE gene encoding GTP cyclohydrolase I FolE, which translates to MDVRLEKADLERLFEAGDNINRRPSREEAEAAVRTLLLWAGDNPDREGLVDTPKRVVKAYEEFFCGYDEDPMAVLNRTFEEVEGYDDIVMLRDIALESHCEHHMVPILGKAHIAYLPNKRVVGISKIARVVEIFAKRLQTQETMTAQIANALEEGLQPRGVAVLIDAKHQCMTTRGVHKPDVATITTRFTGVFKEERYERRFMDLIRGY; encoded by the coding sequence ATGGATGTGCGCCTTGAGAAAGCCGACCTGGAGCGGCTGTTTGAAGCAGGCGACAACATCAATCGCCGTCCCTCCCGCGAGGAGGCCGAGGCCGCGGTGCGGACCCTGCTGCTCTGGGCGGGGGACAATCCCGACCGCGAGGGCCTGGTCGATACGCCCAAGCGCGTGGTGAAGGCCTACGAGGAGTTCTTCTGCGGTTACGACGAAGACCCGATGGCCGTGCTGAACCGCACCTTCGAGGAGGTGGAGGGGTACGACGACATCGTCATGCTGCGCGACATCGCCCTCGAATCGCACTGCGAGCACCATATGGTGCCGATTCTGGGCAAGGCGCACATCGCCTACCTGCCGAACAAGCGGGTCGTCGGCATCTCCAAGATCGCCCGCGTGGTCGAGATCTTCGCCAAGCGCCTGCAGACGCAGGAGACCATGACCGCCCAGATCGCCAACGCGCTGGAAGAGGGGCTGCAGCCGCGCGGCGTTGCCGTGCTCATCGATGCCAAGCACCAGTGCATGACCACCCGCGGCGTTCACAAGCCGGACGTGGCGACCATCACCACCCGGTTCACCGGCGTGTTCAAGGAAGAGCGCTACGAGCGCCGCTTCATGGACCTGATCCGGGGCTACTAG
- the purF gene encoding amidophosphoribosyltransferase, translating to MSQSLANYSTNPFDDDKLREECGVCGVYGAEGAAAICALGLHALQHRGQEAAGITSFDGDGFHTHRAMGHVAGNFDRQEVIERLPGNTAIGHVRYSTTGEVSLRNVQPLFAELASGGFAVAHNGNLTNAATLRRQLVRQGSIFQSTSDTEVIIHLVATSSYRTLLDRFIDALRKIQGAYSLVCLTSEGMIAVRDPLGIRPLVLGRLNDSYIVASETCALDIVGATFLRSLEPGELVVISERGLQTHKPFNATRPRPCIFEHVYFARPDSITDGRSVYEIRKRIGAQLAIESAVDADIVVPVPDSGTPAAIGYSQESGLPFELGIIRSHYIGRTFIQPGDHIRHLGVKLKHNANRAQIQGKRIVLIDDSIVRGTTSVKIVQMLKEAGAAEVHMRIASPPTRHSCFYGVDTPERSKLLAAQMDVERMAQYIKVDSLAFLSIDGLYKAVGEDMRVDDAPQYCDACFTGDYPTRLVDREEVERPDQLALLAERVI from the coding sequence ATGAGCCAGTCTCTCGCCAATTATTCGACGAATCCGTTCGATGACGACAAACTCCGTGAGGAGTGCGGCGTTTGTGGCGTTTACGGCGCGGAAGGCGCCGCAGCAATTTGCGCGCTGGGGCTTCATGCCCTCCAGCATCGCGGCCAGGAGGCCGCGGGTATTACGTCCTTTGATGGCGACGGGTTCCACACCCACCGCGCCATGGGCCACGTTGCCGGCAACTTCGACCGGCAAGAGGTGATCGAGCGCCTGCCCGGCAACACCGCCATCGGCCACGTGCGCTACTCCACCACCGGCGAGGTGTCGCTTCGCAACGTCCAGCCCCTCTTCGCCGAACTGGCCAGCGGCGGCTTCGCCGTCGCCCACAACGGCAACCTCACCAACGCGGCAACCCTGCGCCGCCAGCTGGTCCGCCAGGGCTCGATCTTCCAGTCCACCTCCGACACGGAAGTCATCATCCACCTGGTCGCCACCTCCAGCTACCGCACCCTGCTCGACCGCTTCATCGATGCGCTCCGCAAGATCCAGGGCGCCTACAGCCTGGTCTGCCTCACCTCCGAGGGCATGATCGCGGTGCGCGATCCGCTGGGCATCCGGCCCCTGGTGCTGGGCCGCCTCAACGACAGCTACATCGTCGCCAGCGAGACCTGCGCGCTCGATATCGTCGGCGCCACCTTCCTGCGCTCGCTGGAGCCGGGCGAGCTGGTGGTGATCTCGGAGCGCGGCCTCCAGACCCACAAGCCGTTCAACGCCACCCGGCCGCGCCCGTGCATCTTCGAGCATGTCTACTTCGCCCGGCCCGACTCCATCACCGACGGCCGCAGCGTCTATGAAATCCGCAAGCGCATCGGCGCGCAGCTGGCCATCGAAAGCGCGGTCGATGCCGACATCGTGGTGCCGGTGCCCGACAGCGGCACCCCGGCCGCCATCGGCTACTCGCAGGAATCAGGCCTGCCGTTCGAGCTCGGCATCATCCGCAGCCACTACATCGGCCGCACCTTCATCCAGCCGGGCGACCACATCCGCCACCTGGGCGTGAAGCTGAAGCACAACGCCAACCGTGCCCAGATCCAGGGCAAGCGCATCGTGCTCATCGACGACTCGATCGTGCGCGGCACCACATCGGTCAAGATCGTGCAGATGCTGAAGGAAGCGGGCGCCGCCGAGGTGCACATGCGGATCGCCAGCCCGCCGACCCGCCACAGCTGCTTCTACGGCGTCGACACGCCGGAGCGCTCCAAGCTGCTCGCCGCCCAAATGGACGTGGAGCGCATGGCCCAGTACATCAAGGTGGACAGCCTCGCGTTCCTTTCCATCGACGGCCTCTACAAGGCGGTGGGCGAGGACATGCGGGTGGACGACGCGCCGCAGTACTGCGACGCCTGCTTCACCGGCGACTACCCGACCCGCCTCGTCGACCGCGAGGAGGTTGAGCGCCCGGATCAGCTGGCCCTTCTGGCGGAGCGCGTGATTTGA
- a CDS encoding SDR family NAD(P)-dependent oxidoreductase — translation MTKPLENRLALVTGASRGIGAHTALALAGAGAHVILTARTEGGLSEVEEKIHQAGGTATIAPLDLMNGEHIDQLAQHIANRWGKLDILVLNAGQLGPLSPLSHIPPKDWEKVIGVNLTAPYRLIRGFDALLRQSDKGRVIGISSGAATDPRAYWGPYAASKAGLEALLDSYAEEVANITNVRVAVVNPGGTRTAMRKSAFPSEDPESLKGPDVVAQALLNLLVEDFETKRRLSLPKKV, via the coding sequence TTGACGAAGCCTCTGGAAAACAGGCTGGCGCTAGTCACCGGCGCCAGCCGCGGCATCGGCGCGCACACGGCCCTGGCCCTGGCCGGGGCCGGCGCGCACGTCATCCTCACCGCCCGCACCGAAGGTGGCCTCTCCGAGGTTGAGGAGAAAATCCATCAGGCAGGCGGCACCGCGACCATCGCGCCGCTCGACCTGATGAACGGCGAGCACATCGACCAGCTGGCCCAGCACATCGCCAACCGCTGGGGCAAGCTCGATATCCTGGTGCTGAACGCGGGCCAGCTGGGGCCGCTCTCGCCCCTCTCCCACATCCCGCCGAAGGACTGGGAGAAGGTGATCGGGGTCAACCTCACCGCGCCCTACCGCCTGATCCGCGGCTTCGATGCCTTGCTGCGCCAGAGCGACAAGGGCCGGGTGATCGGCATTTCCTCGGGCGCCGCCACCGATCCGCGCGCCTACTGGGGGCCCTACGCCGCCTCCAAGGCGGGGCTGGAGGCGCTGCTCGATTCCTACGCCGAGGAAGTGGCCAACATCACCAACGTGCGCGTCGCCGTGGTCAATCCGGGCGGCACCCGCACCGCCATGCGGAAGAGCGCCTTCCCCAGCGAAGACCCGGAAAGCCTCAAGGGCCCGGACGTGGTGGCGCAAGCCCTGCTTAACCTTTTGGTGGAAGACTTCGAGACCAAACGCCGTCTCAGCCTGCCCAAGAAGGTTTGA